In Aureibaculum algae, the following are encoded in one genomic region:
- a CDS encoding FG-GAP repeat domain-containing protein, with the protein MKFIIMRRLPKYLQLYAVGVTILCLVMSCNTENKKNEQNSLPKKDLEQKLFTSLTQEESGVDFENLLIESAESNYYQYMYSYIGGGVAAEDFNNDGLIDLFFTSNSQNNRLYLNKGNFKFEDITEKANFKETISFNTGVTTVDINNDGYIDIYVGRGGADETQFANLLYVNNGDLTFTERAKEYGLDDDNRAINSVFFDFDNDNDLDVYISNTPDMTSNIDVLDLDEIAKDPKTIALKGSDKLYRNNGDGTFEDISIEAGILPDRGFGLNVEVGDLNNDGWLDVYVNNDFIIPDFVYLNTGKGTFKESRNEVLKHMSFNSMGGDIADVNNDGYLDLLTLDMNPEDYVRSKTTMAMTSMNQFELMVRSNYHHQYVHNML; encoded by the coding sequence ATGAAATTTATTATTATGAGAAGGCTACCAAAGTACCTGCAATTATATGCTGTTGGTGTCACGATATTGTGCCTTGTTATGTCGTGCAATACAGAGAATAAGAAAAATGAGCAAAATAGTTTACCGAAAAAAGATCTTGAGCAAAAACTATTTACCTCTCTTACACAAGAAGAAAGTGGTGTTGATTTTGAAAATCTATTGATAGAATCTGCAGAATCGAACTATTACCAATACATGTATTCTTATATTGGTGGAGGTGTTGCTGCTGAAGATTTTAACAACGATGGCTTGATAGATCTGTTTTTCACTTCTAATTCTCAGAATAATAGGTTATATCTCAATAAAGGAAATTTTAAATTCGAAGATATTACAGAAAAAGCGAATTTTAAAGAAACAATTAGTTTTAATACTGGGGTTACCACCGTTGATATAAATAATGATGGATATATAGATATTTATGTAGGTAGAGGTGGTGCAGATGAAACTCAGTTCGCTAATCTTTTATACGTGAATAATGGAGATCTCACATTTACCGAGCGAGCCAAAGAATATGGTCTTGATGATGATAATCGAGCGATTAATTCTGTGTTTTTTGACTTCGATAATGACAATGATTTGGATGTATATATTTCTAATACACCCGATATGACTAGTAATATTGACGTTCTTGATTTAGATGAGATAGCCAAAGACCCGAAAACCATAGCATTAAAAGGGAGCGATAAATTATATAGAAACAATGGAGATGGAACTTTCGAAGATATATCAATCGAAGCAGGAATCTTACCTGATCGAGGTTTCGGATTAAATGTTGAAGTAGGTGATCTTAACAATGATGGCTGGTTGGATGTATATGTTAATAACGATTTTATAATACCTGATTTTGTTTACTTAAATACTGGAAAAGGTACTTTTAAAGAATCTAGAAATGAGGTTCTTAAACACATGTCATTCAATAGTATGGGAGGTGATATTGCCGATGTGAACAATGACGGATATTTGGATTTGTTGACATTAGATATGAACCCTGAAGATTATGTAAGATCAAAAACCACTATGGCAATGACTTCCATGAATCAATTTGAATTGATGGTTCGATCAAATTATCACCACCAATATGTGCATAATATGCTGTAA